One window of Sphingobacteriales bacterium genomic DNA carries:
- a CDS encoding TonB-dependent receptor, with protein MLRQYLFALIVLLNFAFQLSAQTLTNVVISGYVKDAESLETLVGASVYVKGTETGTTSNVYGYYSLKVPQSDQILTFVVSYLGYETTEINIVPIADKVIGINLRMQQQILQEVVITDDVVKQRIESTQMGMQKITSQNIKTIPVLFGEADVMKVVQLTAGVQTGSEGSSGIYVRGGGYDQNLILLDEATVYNPEHLFGFFSTFNSDIVKNLEIYKSDFPAQYGGRLSSVLDIQTRDGNMRKFGVQGGIGLIASRLTVEGPMVKDKGSFVVSGRRTYVDLFTPMINRLLPEENPMPDYYFYDLNVKLNYILSDKDRLFVSGYLGRDKLFFRFNNDPTENTNYGLNWGNLTGTVRWNHVYNPSLFSNTTFVASRFNYRDRFNFNDFYEFTSSTETYTFSLKQDYDLYASDAHKLKFGIHFTHHSIRPVDFSAGVTSTDTLYQASQVREKQRYEGEEAAVYLSHIWKLNSRLAIKSGIRLSGFLTVGSQQYFNAEPRVSANYLINDNLSIKAGYSRMAQYLHQVKFINLSFLDPWFPSNKNVRPQTADQVSAGLTASLFQGRVSFTNEYYYKWLHNQLDYRNGADFLFIDANYHERLTVGSGRSYGAEWQLEKTKGNLTGWLSYTLSWAHRRFPDLNNGKEFPFNFDRRHVLTAVIQYQLPRNWLISANFIYRTGEAIDLAVGRFFLYGINFSDPEIVPDYLSQNSFRMPDYHRLDLGFIKRFASKKRFQSELSISFYNVYNRRNAFFIYYDNIRDKENQTLTFKPRQASLFPIIPSISYNFKI; from the coding sequence TTGCTGAGACAATACTTATTCGCTTTAATTGTATTACTGAATTTTGCATTTCAGTTATCAGCACAAACCCTTACAAATGTGGTCATTAGCGGATACGTAAAAGATGCCGAAAGTTTAGAAACGCTGGTTGGAGCAAGCGTATATGTAAAAGGCACTGAAACCGGCACTACCTCTAATGTCTATGGGTATTATTCTTTAAAAGTTCCTCAAAGTGATCAAATACTGACCTTTGTGGTCAGCTATTTAGGTTATGAAACGACAGAGATCAATATAGTACCTATCGCTGATAAAGTAATCGGGATTAACCTCCGGATGCAACAGCAAATTTTACAGGAAGTTGTTATTACTGACGATGTGGTGAAGCAACGCATAGAGTCAACCCAAATGGGGATGCAAAAAATTACCTCTCAGAACATTAAAACTATTCCCGTTCTGTTTGGAGAGGCAGATGTGATGAAAGTGGTTCAGCTTACTGCCGGTGTGCAGACCGGCTCAGAGGGATCCAGTGGCATTTATGTTCGAGGAGGAGGGTATGATCAAAACCTAATTTTACTGGACGAAGCGACAGTCTATAATCCGGAACATTTATTTGGGTTTTTCAGCACATTTAATTCAGACATTGTCAAAAACCTTGAGATTTATAAAAGTGATTTTCCGGCTCAATACGGCGGGCGGCTTTCGTCTGTCCTTGATATACAAACCCGGGATGGAAACATGAGAAAGTTTGGGGTTCAGGGCGGAATTGGGTTGATTGCATCAAGACTGACAGTTGAAGGGCCAATGGTAAAAGACAAGGGCTCATTTGTTGTGAGTGGACGGCGTACATACGTTGATTTGTTTACCCCTATGATTAACCGCCTGTTGCCGGAAGAGAATCCGATGCCCGATTACTATTTTTATGACCTCAACGTCAAACTAAACTATATTTTGAGCGACAAAGACCGCTTGTTTGTAAGCGGCTATCTTGGACGCGACAAACTTTTTTTCAGGTTTAACAACGACCCGACCGAAAACACGAATTACGGACTGAATTGGGGCAACCTGACCGGAACCGTGCGTTGGAATCATGTATATAACCCTTCACTTTTTTCAAATACTACATTTGTAGCAAGCAGATTTAACTATCGGGACCGGTTTAATTTCAATGATTTTTATGAATTTACCAGCAGCACCGAAACTTATACTTTTAGCCTCAAACAAGATTATGACCTGTATGCTTCCGATGCGCATAAATTGAAGTTTGGCATTCATTTTACGCATCACTCCATCCGTCCAGTTGATTTTTCTGCCGGCGTAACCAGTACAGACACCTTATATCAAGCTTCACAGGTCAGAGAAAAACAGCGATATGAAGGAGAAGAAGCCGCCGTCTATTTGTCGCATATCTGGAAACTAAACAGCCGTCTTGCAATTAAAAGCGGCATACGATTGTCCGGATTCTTAACAGTTGGCTCTCAACAATATTTCAATGCCGAGCCTCGTGTTTCGGCTAATTACCTGATAAATGACAACCTTTCTATAAAGGCAGGATATTCGCGCATGGCTCAATATCTGCATCAGGTAAAGTTTATCAATCTTAGTTTTTTAGACCCGTGGTTCCCTTCCAACAAGAATGTACGGCCACAAACCGCCGATCAGGTATCTGCCGGGCTGACCGCTTCCTTGTTCCAAGGCAGGGTGAGTTTTACCAACGAATATTATTACAAATGGCTGCATAATCAATTAGACTACCGCAATGGTGCGGATTTTTTGTTTATTGATGCAAACTATCACGAGCGGCTCACTGTAGGATCCGGCAGGAGTTATGGCGCAGAATGGCAGTTAGAAAAAACCAAAGGCAACCTGACCGGATGGTTATCTTATACCCTATCATGGGCACATCGCAGGTTTCCCGATTTAAACAACGGTAAAGAATTCCCTTTTAATTTCGACCGCCGCCATGTATTAACTGCCGTAATCCAATATCAGTTGCCCCGAAACTGGTTAATCAGTGCCAATTTTATTTACCGGACCGGTGAAGCAATTGATTTAGCAGTCGGACGGTTTTTTCTCTACGGCATCAATTTCAGCGACCCCGAAATTGTGCCGGACTATCTCAGTCAAAACAGCTTCAGAATGCCCGACTATCATCGGCTTGATCTCGGATTTATCAAACGGTTTGCTTCTAAAAAAAGATTTCAGTCAGAGTTGTCCATCAGCTTTTACAATGTTTACAACCGCAGGAATGCCTTCTTTATCTATTACGACAACATAAGGGATAAAGAGAACCAAACACTTACCTTCAAACCAAGACAAGCTTCTTTGTTTCCCATCATTCCTTCGATTTCGTATAACTTCAAGATATAA